The Planctomycetaceae bacterium genome includes the window CAAGCCACGATTGCGAAATCGGTTCGCTGGATTCATCTGGTTCAAGGCTGTCAATCAGGTCTCGAATCAGCGCAGCTCGATCCTGTACGGGCAGCAGCAAAACCTGTTGCCGCAACTGTTCCAATGTCATCGTCGTGCCCCTCGTCTGAATAAACACATATTGATCCCGGCTCCGCCGATCTTTCAATGTCACCATACCACGCTTCAACACCCCCACAAAGTGGGGATTAAACAATCGGTGCATCCACCATGTTAACGCAGAGCCGGTTCACCCCCATTGATATGGGGAAGCATGCAATTAAATTGTGCCGACCAGAAACGGAAAATCTCCAGAAACTCTGAAGATTGCAAGTCATTACAGAACCGTATGTTATGGCAGGCGATCCAATATAAAAAGGCTCTACGTTCCCATGAACCGAGGATTATCTCGGATTACCTGGTACATTATCAGCGACAACCTTTCAGATCGGAGGCAAATCAATGGCAGCAGACCCACTTTTTGAATCCATTTCTTCTCTCTTGCAGCGGCCAAAACACAGGCGGAGGCTCCAGAGTTTCGGCATCGAACGGGGCGATGCGATCCATGAGTTGTGGATCAGACTGGCCCCGTACACTCAAGACCATTCAATTCAAAATTACGATGCATATGTAGGTTGGTACGGCCCACGAATGCTCAATCGGCTAATTGATCGTGCTGCACGTGACCGGAGAAATCGAGACTCAAGGGAGATCGCATGATGACCATTGTTCGTGAATCACAATCAACTGGCAAGTGTCGGATAGACGCCGTTTCACCACCTGAGCTATTCGATTCGGCTGACAACCGGGAAGTTTTTGCTGAAATTTCGGCGTTGCCAGCACGACTGCG containing:
- a CDS encoding addiction module protein, which encodes MTLEQLRQQVLLLPVQDRAALIRDLIDSLEPDESSEPISQSWLDEIAARSDALHRGEMECEDWRTSLGRVRERLAGKAT